The DNA region CGTCATATTTCATAACATACGGGTCTTTTGTCCTGATAGAGTATAGATCAATTTTGGGGAAAAGTGTTGTAGGATCATCAATAGCAGAATTGATCTTGTCACAACGGATATAGAGGTGCAAAAGTTAGCAAGTTTTGACTATTTTTGTAATACGTTCTAGGAAAAGAGGCTCAATTATTGCCAAAAATTTGTATGCTCATCGCGTTGAGTCTATAATATATGGTGATTTCAATATGTAAATAAATATATATTAATGATTGGAGGAGAAACGATGAACCGAGCACCCAGAAAGTATGCCAATTACATTCCGATCCGGGAACTGGAGGTGGTGGAGCAACAATTATTTCCCTTCCCGGTGTACGCTGAACTTCGTGACAACACTCCAGTCCGCTATGACAACCATCGAGAATGCTGGGATGTTTTCCGTTATGAAGACGTGCAATATGTGTTGAAAAACCCAAAACTGTTCTCTTCCGAACGTGATCGCGCAAACGCCAGCATGCTTACTACAGATCCGCCGAAGCACAAGCAATTGCGGGATCTGGTTAATCAGGCGTTCACGCCTAAAGCGATCGAAGCGTTAGCTCCGCGTATTCAGAAAATCGCCGATGAGTTACTGGCTCCACATCTGCCAGAAGGTTGTATGCGGCTGATCGATGATCTCGCCACACCACTTCCGGTTATCGTGATCGCCGAATTGATTGGAGTCCCTGCTGCCGATCGCCAGAAATTTAAAGACTGGTCTGATGCACTCGTGAAAGGCGCGCGGGATGACAGTGATGAAGCCTTCCAGGAATTGATGGAAGAAAAGAAGCGGAATCAACAGGAGTTGGCGAGCTACTTCACGGCCATCATGGAAGAAAGATGTCAGCGGCCCAAGGATGATCTGATCTCTTTGCTGCTTGCTGCAGAGATTGAAGGGGAGAAGCTAACGGCAGAGGAAGTGATCGGATTCTGCATCTTGTTACTTGCTGCCGGCAATGAAACCACTACCAATCTGATTACCAATGCCGTCCGGGTTCTCTCAGAGCAACCCGAGCTTCAGCAGCAGCTGAGAGATCACCCCGAACTCATTCCCTCAGTGGTAGAGGAAACGTTGCGTTACTATCCGCCAATTGTGGCTATTGGGCGTATTGCCAAAGAAAACGTAGAATTGAACGGACAAACGATCAAGGCGGGAGAACAGGTCATTTCCTGGGTAGGATCGGCCAACCGGGATAGCGCTCAATTCGATCAGGCTGAGAAGTTTGTGCCTGACCGCAAGCCGAACAGACATATGGGTTTTGGTTTTGGAATTCACTTTTGTCTCGGTGCGCCGCTTGCACGGCTCGAGGCGAGGGTTGTACTTCAGACCATGCTTCGGCAAATGAAAGACATTCAGCTTGTGCCGGAAACTATTTTGAAGCCCATTCAGAGTGCCTTTGTATTTGGTGTCAAAGAATACCCGATTCAATTCACAAGCCATCTGACTCAATGAATTCACGTTGAGGTTTGAACAAATGAATGCCAAAAGCCGCTTCCATGCCTAATAGGCGTTGGAAGCGGCTTTTTTCTAAAAACAATATGATTTGAACCGAAGCGTCAGGATTCTCTGAGCAGAGGGGGCTTTTTGTACAGTTTGAGCCTAACCCACACCATGTTGAGCAGCAGCAGTCCACCAGAGACGATGAACAGTCCTTCGATGCCGATGAACCCGGCCATAAAGCCGCCGATTACGGCTCCAAGCATGTTACCGAGCGCGAGTGTGCTCGTGTTAAAGCTGAATGCCCGGCTAATCATGCTATCTGGCGTATAGGAGCGAATGAGCGCGTTGACACTCGGAAGCAGGCCTCCCATGAACACACCCATCATGAAACGGACGATGATGAGCTGCCATACTGTCTGCACGAAAGCTTGAGGTATAAGCATGAGCCCTGTTCCTATAAGAGAGAACGTTAGTACCTTGTGTGAACCTATCCTGTCACTGAGCTTCCCGAGAATCGGGGACATGGCCATGTTGGATAGTCCCGTGACAGCGCCGACAAGCCCTGCCCAGAAGGCCACATTGACATCCGAACCGTGTAATTTCTGTACATACAGCGGCAAGAGTGACATCGGACTGATCATGGCAAATTGCAGCAGGAATGTTACAGCGAACAACGCAGGCAATTGCGATGACTTGTTCAGCTCCTTCAGACCGGACAATACGGATTGTTCCGGCAGTTTGGCTGCTTCCTTACGGTCAAACTTCTCTCTAACCAGGAACATGGCGAGCATAGAAGCTGCGAAAATCAGTCCGCCTGTAATATAGAAGATAGGCCGGAAGCCGACCGCATCAGCGAGTAAGCCGCCAATCAATGGACCCAGAATCGTACCTGCAACCTGACCGGACTGGCTGATCCCCATGGCAAACCCCATACGATCTTTCGGTGTTGTGCCTGATATTAACGCTACGGCTGCCGGGTTGAACCCCGAAATTGTACCGTTGAGCAGGCGTAATAAAAGAAGCTGCCATGGGCTCTGTGCAAAACCCATTAGGGCGATAACAATCGCCATTCCGAATCCGGAACGCAGCAACATAATTTTTCGACCGTATTTGTCAGACAATTTGCCCCACAAGGGCTGGAACAAAAATGAGGTGAGGAAGTTGGCAGCAAATATAAATCCCGCCCAAATGCCAATCTCATGCTCACCGACCACGCCCAGATCCTTGGCAAGATAAAGGGACAAAAATGGGGTAATCATGGTCATGCCCGAGTTGACCAGAAATTGTCCAAACCAAAGCACAATGAGGTTTACTTTCCACGTTTTCAAAGTGCTTTCACTTCCTTTCCGATCGTTTCTGCAACGTTTGAAAAAAACACGATTCTTTCATTATAACATAATTGGCATATGGATGAGGGGATGTAAGGAATGTCATAGTATTGTCATTGGAACAGAACGACACGTGGTTGTTACCGCTCTTCAAAAAGGGCATAATGTTAATTATGAGTCCAAAAACTATTGGAGGCTTCTTACATGAGCTATAATGATCGTCTGATTCAAGCCAGCTTCAAACAGCAGGTGGACCGTGTTCCCGTGTGGTACATGCGTCAGGCTGGGCGTTATGATCCCGAATATCGCAAGATTAAGGAAAAGTATTCTTTGCTCGAAATTTGCCGTCAACCTGAGCTAGCAGCTGAAGTTACACTCATGCCGGTACGTAAACTCGGTGTGGATGCGGCTATTTTGTATTCCGATATTATGAATCCGGTTGCTTCTCTCGGTATTGATTTTGATATTGTCAAAAACATTGGACCGGTTATAGATAATCCAATTCGCACAGCAGCCGATGTGGATCGTTTGCGTCCGATTGATGTTGAAGGTGATCTTTCTCACATTCTGGAGACCATTCGAATTCTGGACAAGGAACTGGATGTACCGCTGATTACGTTTGCCGGTGCTCCTTTCACCATCGCCAGCTATTTGATAGAAGGCCGACCATCCAAAGGGTACATACGGACCAAAACGATGATGTACAGCGAGCCGGAAGTGTGGCATAGATTGATGCAGAAATTGGGCGATATGGTGATTACATATGTCCGTGCACACATTGCGAATGGCGGAAAGGCATTTCAACTGTTCGACAGCTGGGTAGGTGCGCTATCGCCAGACGACTTTAGAACGTATGTGTTGCCGACGATTACTCGTATCTTTACCGAATTATCGGATTTGAATGTACCGAAAATTTATTTTCCGGGTGTGGCTTCCGGTGAATTGCTGCCAACCTTGCATGATCTTCAAGCTGATGTGATTGGGCTCGATTGGAGAGTGTCGATCTCCGAGGGACGCAGACGATTGGGTGGGAAATTTGCCGTGCAAGGCAATCTGGACCCATATGTGCTGACTGCGCCGATGGATCTGATCAAGCAGCAGGCCAAAGTGATTATTGACGAAGGCATCAAGGAGCCGGGTTATATTTTTAATCTGGGGCATGGGTTATTTCCTGAAGCGTCCCTGGATAAATTGAGAGAACTTACGGCGTATATTCATGAATATTCTGCTGAAGCTTTGAAGACTGGGGTGACGGTTACTAATGACTGATACAGTAGGTGTACTGGTGATGTCGTATGGCACACCTAAGAACATGGAAAGTATTGAAGCGTACTACACACATATCCGGAGAGGCCGTCCGCCTGAGCCGGAACAACTGAAAGAACTGACTGACCGTTATGAGGCGATTGTTGGGGGGGTATTCCCTCTACGGGAAAACACGGATAATCAGGTTAAGGCTCTTCAGGAGACGTTAAACAGGGATGAACGTTCCAATGAGGTTGAATTCCGTTGTTATCAAGGGCTGAAGCATGCGTATCCGTTCATTGAGGATGGTGTGGAACAGATGGCGAAGGATGGAATTCAGACCGCAATAGGTATCGTGCTTGCACCGCATTTCTCCACAATGAGTGTAGGCAGCTACATCAAGCGTGCTCGCGAGAAAGCGGAAGAAATGGGTATTCAGATGTCCTTCATTGAGAGTTACCATTTGCATCCAAAATTGATTCAGGCTTTATCCACTCGTGTCAGTGCCAAATTGGATGAGTTCGAGGAAGCGGGAGCCAAACGCGGGGATGTACGAGTACTTTTCAGTGCACACAGTCTGCCAGCGCGGATTGTGGATATCGGTGATCCATATCCGCAGCAACTGCTGGAGACGTCGGAAGTTATTGCTTCCCGTCTAGGGATTACGAACTGGCAATTCACTTGGCAAAGTGCGGGGCGGACAGCGGAGCCATGGCTGGGTCCTGATATTCTGGACACGCTTCAGGATCTTGCTCGTGAACAGGTGGAAGATGTGCTTGTGGCACCGATTGGATTCGTATCGGATCATCTGGAAGTGCTCTATGATCTGGATATTGAAGCCAAAGCGATTGCCAAAGAGATCGACATGCGCCTCATGCGTATCGATTCTCTCAATAGCGATCCTCTTTACATGGAAACGTTAAGTGATGTCATCATTGGCCAATGGCAGCAAGGAACGGATGTATAATGGAAGACCCTAAACGTCGTGTCGTTGTTGTCGGCGGAGGTCTGACCGGCCTGAGCGCGGCATTTTATATTCGGAAGCACTACCGGGAAGCAGGGATTGAACCCGTAATTACCCTGGTTGAGAAAAGTTCTTCCATGGGTGGCATGATTGAGACGCTGCATCGGGATGGATTTGTTATTGAGAAAGGACCGGATTCTTTCCTTGCCCGCAAAACGGCGATGATTGACTTGGCTAAAGAGCTGGAAATGGATCATGAACTGGTCAGTCAGAATCCCGAATCCAAAAAAACATACATCATGCAGCGTGGCAAGTTACATCCCATGCCAGCAGGACTCGTTCTTGGTATTCCGACAGAGTTGAGACCGTTTCTGAGAAGCGGCCTTGTATCTCCGGCAGGCAAGCTGCGAGCATTAATGGATTTTGTCATTCCTCCACGTCGTACAACGGAGGATGAATCGCTCGGCTACATGATTGAACGCCGCCTTGGAGCGGAAGTGCTGGAAAACTTGACTGAGCCGTTGCTTGCGGGTATCTATGCAGGTGATATGCGCCGATTGAGTCTTCAGGCAACCTTTCCACAATTCGGGGAAGTGGAGCGGGATTACGGCAGTTTGATCCGTGGAATGATGACTGGCCGCAAACCAGCAGAGACCCATACGGGAACGAAGAGAAGTGCTTTTCTGAACTTCCGTCAAGGATTGCAGAGCCTGGTTCACGCGCTTGTTCATGAATTGCAGGATGTGGATCAACGACTGAATACTTCGGTGCAATCGCTGGAGGTTCTGTCTGGAGAACAGGCCAGATACAGGATTCAACTGAATAACGGAGAGCAACTTGAGGCGGATGATGTTGTCATTACGGTGCCTACGTATGTTGCATCCGAACTGCTGCAACCCCATGTGGACACAGCAGCTCTGGATGCAATCAATTACGTATCGGTAGCGAATGTGGTGCTTGCTTTTGAGAAAAAGGATATCGAACACGTATTTGACGGATCAGGTTTCCTCGTTCCACGCAAGGAAGGTCGCAATATTACGGCATGTACCTGGACATCAACCAAATGGCTGCATACCAGCCCGGATGACAAGGTGCTGCTGCGTTGCTATGTTGGCCGTTCGGGAGACGAACAAAATGTGGAGCTCCCGGATGATGTACTGACGGATCTGGTGCTTAAGGACTTGCGTGAAACGATGGGCGTAGAGGCAGTTCCGATCTTCTCGGAAATCACCCGGCTTCGCAAATCGATGCCGCAATATCCGGTAGGTCATCTGCAGCACATTGCAGCACTCCGAGAGGAACTGGGCAGCAAATTGCCGGGTGTATATATTGCTGGCGCTGGTTATGAAGGTGTTGGGTTGCCTGACTGTATTCGACAGGCGAAGGACATGTCGGTTCAAGCGACACAACGGATTATTGCACAATAATGAAGTACATGGCTGTCTCGATCGTAGAGTTTTTCTACAGGATAGACGGCCTTTTTTTCACCATAAAGCATAAAATTGGGAAGAAGTCGTACTCTTCAATATTTGCAGTTCAAAGGAATCATGGAAATCCAGAATATGCCTGATATATAATATGATGAGGATTGCCGTGAAGAAGAGGAGTTGCCTATGTATCCCCCAAGATCAAAACGAAGTGTGCAGAAGAAAAAAGAAAAACGCATTCGCAAACGCCGGATATGGATCATTAATCTGGTATTGATGGCAGCCATTGGACTCGTCGGTATCTACTATGCAGTAGGCATGCAGGAACAGCAGACGGACCCGGCGAACCAAGAAACGGTTGTGAGTCAAGAGCCCGTGAATGAAGATGATTCCAAAGGCGGAGACCAGCTTCACTCCCCTGACCCGAATTCGGAGCCAGACCATACTTCCGATGAAGATTCGAGCGGTTCTAATGAACAGCCAATCGGAAATTCCGATGATAAGTCGGATGTGAATACACCGGATGCAACAGGTTCTGAGACTACAGGGAAAACGGATTCAGGAACGAAAAAACCGGTAGAGAATGCGACTTCCTCCAGTACAAAGGAAAACGACGGTGCCGAAGCAGGGGCAACGAAACCATCGAAACCATCGGATTCTGCAAAGGATGTAACCATTAACTTTGTTGGGGATATCCAATTTTCGGGCAAAGTGGCCGAATTGTTGGATAAGAATGGGTATGACTATCCCTTTGCTAAGCTTGGCAACTTGTTCAAGGGAGACGATCTGACCATTGGAAACCTTGAAACCCCCGTAACCCTAGGTGGAACTGGTGCAACAGACAAAACCTATGTATACAAATCTTCGCCCAAAGCGCTCGCAGCGATGGCTTCAGCGGGTTTTGATGCTGTGAATCTAGCCAACAATCATATTCTAGATCAAGGTGTAGAAGGCTTGGTCGATACATTAACTTATCTTGAGGAATATGGCATAGCGCACGCAGGGGCGGGTATGAATAGGGGGGAGGCCTATGCACCTGCATATCTGGAACGCAAAGGCATGAAGATAGCACTGCTTGGATTCAGTCGGGTTGTGCCTGAAACAAGCTGGAAAGCGGAAGGGAATCGGGCAGGTGTTGCCGAGACCTACGATTCTACTGGAGCGGTAAAAGCAATTCAGGAAGCCCGTCAAAAGGCAGATCTGGTCATTGTTGTTGCACACTGGGGAGAGGAACGGGTCAGCACACCGAATAATGACCAGACCCGACTGGCACACGAATTTGTAGATGCT from Paenibacillus sp. JNUCC-31 includes:
- a CDS encoding cytochrome P450, whose product is MNRAPRKYANYIPIRELEVVEQQLFPFPVYAELRDNTPVRYDNHRECWDVFRYEDVQYVLKNPKLFSSERDRANASMLTTDPPKHKQLRDLVNQAFTPKAIEALAPRIQKIADELLAPHLPEGCMRLIDDLATPLPVIVIAELIGVPAADRQKFKDWSDALVKGARDDSDEAFQELMEEKKRNQQELASYFTAIMEERCQRPKDDLISLLLAAEIEGEKLTAEEVIGFCILLLAAGNETTTNLITNAVRVLSEQPELQQQLRDHPELIPSVVEETLRYYPPIVAIGRIAKENVELNGQTIKAGEQVISWVGSANRDSAQFDQAEKFVPDRKPNRHMGFGFGIHFCLGAPLARLEARVVLQTMLRQMKDIQLVPETILKPIQSAFVFGVKEYPIQFTSHLTQ
- a CDS encoding MFS transporter encodes the protein MKTWKVNLIVLWFGQFLVNSGMTMITPFLSLYLAKDLGVVGEHEIGIWAGFIFAANFLTSFLFQPLWGKLSDKYGRKIMLLRSGFGMAIVIALMGFAQSPWQLLLLRLLNGTISGFNPAAVALISGTTPKDRMGFAMGISQSGQVAGTILGPLIGGLLADAVGFRPIFYITGGLIFAASMLAMFLVREKFDRKEAAKLPEQSVLSGLKELNKSSQLPALFAVTFLLQFAMISPMSLLPLYVQKLHGSDVNVAFWAGLVGAVTGLSNMAMSPILGKLSDRIGSHKVLTFSLIGTGLMLIPQAFVQTVWQLIIVRFMMGVFMGGLLPSVNALIRSYTPDSMISRAFSFNTSTLALGNMLGAVIGGFMAGFIGIEGLFIVSGGLLLLNMVWVRLKLYKKPPLLRES
- the hemE gene encoding uroporphyrinogen decarboxylase, which produces MSYNDRLIQASFKQQVDRVPVWYMRQAGRYDPEYRKIKEKYSLLEICRQPELAAEVTLMPVRKLGVDAAILYSDIMNPVASLGIDFDIVKNIGPVIDNPIRTAADVDRLRPIDVEGDLSHILETIRILDKELDVPLITFAGAPFTIASYLIEGRPSKGYIRTKTMMYSEPEVWHRLMQKLGDMVITYVRAHIANGGKAFQLFDSWVGALSPDDFRTYVLPTITRIFTELSDLNVPKIYFPGVASGELLPTLHDLQADVIGLDWRVSISEGRRRLGGKFAVQGNLDPYVLTAPMDLIKQQAKVIIDEGIKEPGYIFNLGHGLFPEASLDKLRELTAYIHEYSAEALKTGVTVTND
- the hemH gene encoding ferrochelatase, whose product is MTDTVGVLVMSYGTPKNMESIEAYYTHIRRGRPPEPEQLKELTDRYEAIVGGVFPLRENTDNQVKALQETLNRDERSNEVEFRCYQGLKHAYPFIEDGVEQMAKDGIQTAIGIVLAPHFSTMSVGSYIKRAREKAEEMGIQMSFIESYHLHPKLIQALSTRVSAKLDEFEEAGAKRGDVRVLFSAHSLPARIVDIGDPYPQQLLETSEVIASRLGITNWQFTWQSAGRTAEPWLGPDILDTLQDLAREQVEDVLVAPIGFVSDHLEVLYDLDIEAKAIAKEIDMRLMRIDSLNSDPLYMETLSDVIIGQWQQGTDV
- the hemY gene encoding protoporphyrinogen oxidase; amino-acid sequence: MEDPKRRVVVVGGGLTGLSAAFYIRKHYREAGIEPVITLVEKSSSMGGMIETLHRDGFVIEKGPDSFLARKTAMIDLAKELEMDHELVSQNPESKKTYIMQRGKLHPMPAGLVLGIPTELRPFLRSGLVSPAGKLRALMDFVIPPRRTTEDESLGYMIERRLGAEVLENLTEPLLAGIYAGDMRRLSLQATFPQFGEVERDYGSLIRGMMTGRKPAETHTGTKRSAFLNFRQGLQSLVHALVHELQDVDQRLNTSVQSLEVLSGEQARYRIQLNNGEQLEADDVVITVPTYVASELLQPHVDTAALDAINYVSVANVVLAFEKKDIEHVFDGSGFLVPRKEGRNITACTWTSTKWLHTSPDDKVLLRCYVGRSGDEQNVELPDDVLTDLVLKDLRETMGVEAVPIFSEITRLRKSMPQYPVGHLQHIAALREELGSKLPGVYIAGAGYEGVGLPDCIRQAKDMSVQATQRIIAQ
- a CDS encoding CapA family protein, which codes for MQKKKEKRIRKRRIWIINLVLMAAIGLVGIYYAVGMQEQQTDPANQETVVSQEPVNEDDSKGGDQLHSPDPNSEPDHTSDEDSSGSNEQPIGNSDDKSDVNTPDATGSETTGKTDSGTKKPVENATSSSTKENDGAEAGATKPSKPSDSAKDVTINFVGDIQFSGKVAELLDKNGYDYPFAKLGNLFKGDDLTIGNLETPVTLGGTGATDKTYVYKSSPKALAAMASAGFDAVNLANNHILDQGVEGLVDTLTYLEEYGIAHAGAGMNRGEAYAPAYLERKGMKIALLGFSRVVPETSWKAEGNRAGVAETYDSTGAVKAIQEARQKADLVIVVAHWGEERVSTPNNDQTRLAHEFVDAGADLVIGGHPHVLQGVEYYKGKWIAYSTGNFIFSKSTTEETWKTAVFQASCSKDAKCSMKVIPYEAGLGQAIPMVDQANKLLLEQMTQLSPGIRFDANGIASAS